One window of Pectobacterium carotovorum genomic DNA carries:
- the pcnB gene encoding polynucleotide adenylyltransferase PcnB, with protein MYPSLSRCIIFSRVANFCRKVLNRENEMVESEEPRQHLTVIPRDQHTISRSDISDNALKVLYRLNKAGYEAYLVGGGVRDLLLGKKPKDFDITTNATPDQVRKLFRNCRLVGRRFRLAHIMFGPEVIEVATFRGHHEQHQEQQETKNSSQQAQSGMLLRDNIFGSVEEDAQRRDFSINSLYYSISDFSVRDYTDGLNDLRQGIIRMIGDPETRYREDPVRMLRAVRFAAKLNMTVSPETAEPIPRLASLLHDIPAARMFEESLKLLQSGYGYPTYKMLCEYQLFQPLFPMLSRYFTPNGDSTLERMVAQVLKNTDQRLQNDMRVNPAFLFSAMLWYPLIEHAQKLAQESGLAYFDAFSLAMNDVLDEQCRSLAIPKRITSLVRDIWQLQTRLSRRQGKRAYKLMEHPKFRAAYDLLCLRAEIENHQELLRLAQWWGEFQVAAPPRQQNMLKSLDDGPTPHRRSRPRRPRKPTTARRDPA; from the coding sequence ATTTATCCATCACTATCGAGGTGTATTATCTTTTCCCGAGTTGCTAATTTTTGTCGTAAAGTACTGAATCGTGAGAACGAAATGGTCGAATCAGAGGAACCGCGTCAGCATCTGACCGTCATCCCGCGTGACCAACATACTATTTCACGCAGCGACATCAGCGATAACGCGCTGAAAGTACTTTATCGCCTGAACAAAGCGGGCTACGAGGCTTATCTGGTTGGCGGCGGCGTACGCGATCTGCTACTGGGCAAAAAGCCGAAGGATTTTGATATCACCACTAACGCTACGCCCGATCAGGTGCGCAAGCTATTCCGCAACTGCCGTTTGGTTGGGCGTCGTTTCCGTCTCGCCCATATCATGTTCGGGCCAGAGGTGATTGAAGTTGCCACGTTCCGTGGTCACCACGAGCAGCATCAAGAACAGCAGGAAACCAAGAATTCCTCTCAGCAGGCTCAAAGCGGCATGCTGTTACGCGACAATATTTTTGGCTCAGTTGAAGAAGACGCCCAACGCCGCGATTTCTCGATCAATAGCCTCTATTACAGCATTTCTGATTTCAGCGTACGTGACTACACCGATGGCCTGAACGATCTGCGTCAGGGTATCATTCGCATGATTGGCGACCCTGAAACACGCTACCGTGAAGACCCAGTGCGCATGCTGCGTGCCGTCCGTTTTGCCGCTAAGCTGAACATGACGGTCAGCCCGGAAACCGCTGAGCCGATTCCTCGTCTGGCCTCATTGCTGCACGATATCCCTGCGGCACGCATGTTTGAAGAGTCGCTGAAGCTGCTTCAGTCAGGCTATGGCTACCCGACCTATAAAATGCTGTGTGAATACCAGCTGTTCCAGCCGCTTTTCCCGATGCTGAGTCGCTATTTCACACCAAACGGCGATTCCACGCTGGAACGCATGGTTGCACAGGTGCTGAAAAATACCGATCAGCGTCTGCAAAATGACATGCGGGTCAATCCGGCGTTTTTGTTTTCCGCCATGCTGTGGTATCCGCTGATTGAACATGCGCAAAAATTGGCTCAAGAAAGCGGGCTGGCTTACTTCGATGCCTTCTCGCTAGCGATGAACGATGTACTGGATGAACAGTGCCGTTCTCTGGCGATCCCTAAACGCATTACTTCTTTAGTTCGTGATATCTGGCAGTTACAAACGCGACTGTCTCGCCGTCAAGGTAAACGCGCTTATAAGCTGATGGAACATCCTAAATTCCGCGCCGCGTATGACCTGCTTTGCCTGCGTGCCGAAATCGAAAACCATCAGGAGCTGCTGCGCCTGGCTCAGTGGTGGGGTGAATTCCAGGTTGCCGCACCGCCACGTCAGCAAAACATGCTGAAATCGCTGGATGACGGCCCGACGCCACATCGCCGTTCCCGCCCTCGTCGACCGCGTAAACCGACAACAGCACGTAGGGATCCAGCATAA
- the folK gene encoding 2-amino-4-hydroxy-6-hydroxymethyldihydropteridine diphosphokinase — MTRVYLALGSNLAQPLQQVRAALSALDAIPHTRVVCCSSFYRSRPLGPQDQPDYLNAVVELETELAAEPLLDRTQAIELEQGRERKEHRWGPRTLDLDILLFGDDVIQTERLAVPHYDMKNREFMLYPLAEIAPELTFPDGETLAQRLTHVDRNGLTLWDNRKWDNQR; from the coding sequence ATGACGCGCGTGTATCTGGCGCTGGGCAGCAATCTTGCCCAGCCTTTGCAACAGGTGCGCGCGGCATTGTCTGCGCTAGATGCGATTCCACATACGCGCGTCGTTTGCTGCTCCTCATTTTATCGTAGCCGCCCGCTTGGCCCGCAGGATCAACCAGACTATCTCAACGCCGTCGTTGAACTGGAAACCGAGCTCGCCGCCGAGCCGCTGCTCGATCGCACACAGGCCATCGAGCTGGAACAAGGCCGAGAGCGTAAGGAACATCGCTGGGGGCCACGCACGTTAGATCTGGATATTCTGCTGTTCGGTGATGACGTCATTCAGACTGAACGACTGGCCGTGCCGCATTACGACATGAAGAACCGTGAATTCATGCTCTATCCGCTCGCGGAAATCGCCCCTGAACTGACGTTCCCCGACGGCGAAACACTCGCCCAGCGGTTAACTCATGTCGACCGCAACGGTCTGACCTTATGGGATAATAGAAAGTGGGATAATCAACGCTGA
- the panB gene encoding 3-methyl-2-oxobutanoate hydroxymethyltransferase, with product MKPTTISHLRQWKQEQRKFATITAYDASFSRLFFEQGIRMMLVGDSLGMTVQGHDSTLPVTTNDIVYHTRCVRRGAPLALVLSDMPFMTYATPEQTFSQAAELMRAGANMVKLEGGSWLAPTVKMLTERAVPVCGHLGLTPQSVNIFGGYKIQGRSESDANQLLADALALEEAGAQLLVLECVPVALAKRVTEALSIPVIGIGAGNVTDGQILVMHDAFGITGDNTPKFAKNFLAPSGGDIRAAVRLYTQEVEQGIYPAEEHSFH from the coding sequence ATGAAACCAACGACTATCTCCCACTTGCGCCAATGGAAACAAGAGCAGCGAAAATTCGCTACGATTACTGCTTACGACGCCAGTTTCTCTCGCCTATTTTTCGAGCAAGGGATCCGCATGATGCTGGTAGGTGACTCACTGGGAATGACCGTACAGGGTCACGATTCCACCTTGCCCGTGACCACAAACGATATTGTTTACCACACGCGGTGCGTCCGCCGTGGCGCACCGCTGGCGCTGGTTCTCTCCGACATGCCTTTTATGACCTATGCCACGCCAGAACAAACATTCAGCCAGGCCGCAGAACTGATGCGTGCCGGTGCGAATATGGTGAAGCTGGAAGGAGGAAGCTGGCTTGCCCCGACGGTAAAAATGCTGACCGAACGTGCCGTGCCGGTGTGCGGTCATCTGGGTCTGACGCCGCAGTCCGTTAACATCTTCGGCGGCTATAAAATTCAGGGCCGGAGCGAAAGCGATGCCAATCAACTGCTGGCCGATGCCCTTGCGCTTGAAGAAGCCGGAGCGCAACTGCTTGTGCTGGAATGCGTGCCTGTCGCGCTGGCGAAACGCGTAACGGAAGCGCTGTCGATTCCGGTGATCGGTATTGGCGCAGGCAACGTTACCGACGGACAAATTCTGGTCATGCATGATGCCTTCGGCATTACCGGCGACAACACGCCTAAGTTTGCCAAGAACTTCCTGGCACCCAGCGGGGGTGATATCCGCGCGGCAGTGCGTTTGTATACACAAGAAGTCGAACAGGGTATTTACCCGGCCGAAGAGCACTCGTTTCATTAA